DNA sequence from the Candidatus Polarisedimenticolaceae bacterium genome:
GTCGAAGTCGATCGCGTAGGTGACCCGGTACTCCGCCGCCGGGTGCACCGAGATGGTCTTCTCCTCCTGCGCGACCTCGATCGGTCGGACGATGTGGATGAACAGCCGCTCGACGTCGCACGCGACCGGGCCCGCCCGAAGGAGCGCTTCCACGAAGGGCAGCGACGACCCGTCGAGGATCGGCATCTCCGGACCGTCGAGCTCGATGCGCGCATCGTCGACCTGCAGCGCGTACAGGGCGGCCATGAGGTGCTCGATCGTGCTGACCCGGACGCCGTCGCGCTCGAGCACCGTCGCGTAGAAGCTCGGCCCGGCGTATTCGAGCGTCGCCGGGATCTCGACGCCTCCCGCGTCGACGCGCACGAACACGATTCCGCTCGACGGCTCGGCGGGGAGCACGCGCACGCGGACCTCGCGTCCGGTGTGCAGCGCGATCCCCGACAGGCTCACTGCGCGCGAGATGGTTTGAC
Encoded proteins:
- a CDS encoding UDP-3-O-acyl-N-acetylglucosamine deacetylase, encoding MPAGAAPLAGKLVGSAQGRPRGSRNPAFAMRAPLMTGGGASKPVGRLRGGCPRRPLCTMCASAGSTRTGAERRLRWRQTISRAVSLSGIALHTGREVRVRVLPAEPSSGIVFVRVDAGGVEIPATLEYAGPSFYATVLERDGVRVSTIEHLMAALYALQVDDARIELDGPEMPILDGSSLPFVEALLRAGPVACDVERLFIHIVRPIEVAQEEKTISVHPAAEYRVTYAIDFD